The DNA segment TGACACTTGACACACGTGTCAGGTTTCAATCCACCAATGAGCGAACTCGCCCCATTTGGGACCAATAGGATGTAGACAACCCTAAGATGGGAGTGTTCTTAAGATAGAAATGAAGATTAATCGTTAATGTTGTGGTTGTTGAATTCAACAGGAGATTATGTATCTTCAAAGGTGTTTTTCCGCGGGATCCAAAGAAGAAAGTGAAGGGAAACCACCACACCTACTATCACATGAAAGATATTTTGTTTCTTAAACATGAGCCGCTTCTTGATAAGTTCCGTGAGATGCGTGCATATGAGAAGAAAGTCAAAAAAGCAGTGTCTAAGAAGAACAAAGATCTTGCCGAACGGTTGTTGACAAGAAAGCCTACTTACACTCTCGATATGCTTATTCGAGAAAGGTTATTCTCACCATATCCAAATTTTAACTCCCTATTCTTAGCTTCTGTTATATATCAATTTCTATATGTATTTTGTGTTTGGCTTTAGATATCCGAAGTTCATTGATGCATTAAGAGATTTGGATGACTGTCTCACAATGGTACATCTTTTTGCCGCTTTACCTGCTATAGAAAGAGAAAATATTCAAGCTGAAAGAATCCACAACTGTCGAGGGTATGCGTTGTCACGTTGATATTtgatatacatatatagatagataggggagggttatcttgagaatcacgagaatgaaaaaaccaatcaaaatcaaatttttttttttaaatacaaacTTCATTATAATTATTTTAATTTCAATGGTATTTATGTTTCATTAGGTTAAGCCTCGAGTGGCAGGCGTATATCTCTCGCACACATAAATTGCGAAAGGCTTTTATATCAGTGAAAGGGATATATTACCAGGTACAATGATTTCAAcacatctgtttttttttttttttcaatcattTGCGCATGTAATTTTAGCTAACACGTGTTTGCCAATCAACCCATATTTAGGCCGAGGTTGAAGGTCAAAAAGTCACCTGGTTGACTCCTCATGCACTCCAGCAAGTCATGCCTCAAGATGTGGATTATAAGATTATGCTTACCTTTTTGGAATTTTACGAGGTTTGTGATTAACTGATTACTAATAATCAAAGTTTCATACTTCTGTTATATATTTTCACTTGGTACTTATATATacgattttattttaatatgccAGACTCTTCTTGGTTTTGTTAATCTTCGACTCTATCATTCAATTAAGTTGAAATATCCACCTATTCTTGATCCTCGATTGAAAGCTTTAGCAGCCGGTATGAACTACGAACCTGAACTTGCTATAACATGAATAAGTTGTTGCGGGATAACTTTTTTAAAATCGTTAAACTTTTTGTGTAGATTTATATGCTTTGACGAGATATGCTGATGCTAAAGATCGAACAATTGGAGCAAATAACGAGGAATCTGAGCTTAGGTTAGCACAGCTTCAGGACCAACTTCCTGCTAATGAACCTGGTGCTTTAATGCACCTTGTTGAAAACGTTGAAGATGATAACGAAGATGATGAAGAAACAAAAGCCTGCAAAACACTCTTTCAAAATAAAACATTTTTCTTGGGCCGTGAGGTAAGATTATTGTTTCCATATTATACATAGAGTAAACTACACGAATGGTCCTTTTtgtgtggtttaccaaaattttggatttggtccctagctttccaaaagtacacgaatggtccctatgatttgcactttttaacgcatttagtccccaaccaacaaatctaaaggtgtccaacttagggactaaatgcgttacaaagtgcaaaccagatggaccatccatgtacttttagaAAAAGCTggagactaaatgcgttacaaagcgcaaaccacagggaccatccatatACTTTTGCCAATAGCGGTCGCTATAGGGAATAACGTTGCGTATAGGTCagtcatagttgtcaatagcggctatagcgcgctatgtagcgaGGCGACCAAGTGTCGCTATCTGGGTCATAGCGACCAATAGCGTTAATAGCTAcagttaggttttttttaatgtaaatagcaattagatatagctataagatggctggatttataggtttttgttaaatatacatgtaaaatagcatatagaccaaggtattttgatataatatacatataaaaacattcaaaattctttttctagtgtatcactatttataaaatagcggtCGCTATTTGTCTCTATTCGCTATGCAGCATATAGGTCCTTTGttgctatttgtcgctattcgctattaacaactatggtaTAGGTCGAAAGTCGCTACAGGGTATTTAGCCATAAATAACGGGTtttcaattattatttttttttaattcgaatataaatagcgattaaataTAGCTACAAAATAGCCGGATTATATGTATTTGTTAAATAcacataaaaaattaaaaaaaaaaaagaattctaATGTATATAAATAGCGGTATGTAGCATATACCTTATCgatatttgtcgctattcgccattaacaactatgctaGGGACCAAATTCAATATTTTgttaaccacagggaccatccatatCCTTTACTCGATCTACAATGTCATAATGTGTCTGTGTGTGTTTATTTAGGTTCCAAGAGAATCATTGCTATTTGTGATCACTGCATTCGGTGGTGTGGTTTCATGGGACGGTGATGGAGCTCCATTTGAGGAATCTAACCAGGACATCAATTATCAAGTACGTTGAATATTGAAAAGTTACCATGATATATATCTCTAGACATCCATATTCATCATCATATGTTGGCGTTTTTTGTAGATCGTCGACAGGCCAACTCAAAGCCACCGGTTTATATCAAGAGACTATATACAACCACAATGGGTATTCGATTGCATAAACGCGCGAATCATACTACCTACCGAAGATTACATGGTTGGAAAGTAAGTGTTCGAATAAAAAACCATTATTTTATTAGTTTTAGATGCTAAACGTTATGTGTTACTTAGGGTTCTACCACCGCATTTGTCACCGTTTGTCGACAACGAAGCAGAAGGGTACGTACCGGAGTATGCGGAAACAATAAAACGGCTTCAAGCTGCCGCAAGAAAAGAGATCCTCCCGATGCCAGGTGGCGAACACGAGGATCTCGAGAACGCTCAGAGTCTTCTTGCTGAGGGGGTTATTGACCGGACAGAAGCTAAAGTAGCCGCTGAGAAAAAACAAAAGGTTGttactttttttatatattttttctaaTTTGGAATTTTAATTAAATGTGTCGGTGGCTGCAGATGGCGCTTCAGGAAAAGCAGTATCATCAAGAGCTAAAGAAGGAAATGGAGGGAATGCAAGACGCACCAGATCGTAATATCGATGACGTTAAAAACGACAGTGAAGAAAATACGGATATGTCGCCGCAGCAGCTTGTTAAGGACGATGAGAATATGACGATGGTTTCAATGTCTCGTAAGAAGAGAAGACTTTATGAAGCCATGAAGGTAAGTTTAATTCTATCTCCATCACTTTAACAATATAATTTGAGTTGAAGTAATGATATTTATATGTCTTTTATTTTTTCAGATTTCCCAAGGAAGAAAGAAAGCGAACGTGGAAACTCTCGAGACAAGGAagaaaaatttaaagaaaaataaGAAAGTAACATCAGATTAAAAGCTGATATATGAATCGGGTTGCTGTCTTTACGAGCGGTAATTTAATTTTTGTAGCTGCTTTTATACTGCGTGTTGTTAGCTGTTTTTTTTGGAATGATTCTCTTTGTTGATCACTTACTGTTTTTGTTGGAACTTATTGAAGTTTACTGTTTTGAATTCCGTACAACATATGCTTGAGTACAACTTACGCTACATGAAGCAGAAACGGTACAAAGAGTAAATATCATATTACAGTCCGTTTGAACCGAATAGGACATTTAAACTTCGTTAACTACTGGAACTATCCTTTACGTTTCGGGCTTGTGCCAGATTTTGTCTTTCGACTACTGGGATTAAAAATTTTGTTAAGCCAATAAGTGATGTTGAGATTGTTATTTAGAGTTGGGTTACATAACTCATTGTAGATGAAAGCCAATAAGTGATGTTGTTGAGAGTTATTATTTAGAGTTTGGTTACATAACTCAGAAGAATAGACTGGGAAGGGAGTTGGGTTACATAACTCAAAGAATATATTGCAAGTGAGGGTAGTTTGATCATTTTTACCTGAAATATTTTAAGTCAGACGGAAGGACAAATTAGTGACAAACCTTAAAGGTAAAAATTCATTAGTTAATACCAAGGACAAAATGTGCAATTTCTATATACTTGAAAGGACAAAAGTGTAATTTACTCTAGTAATTTAAAAACGAGTAAAGTGCTATTTGTCTCACTGATGTTTGGTCCAGATTGCCATCCGACTCCATGTCTTTCATTTTTTGCTCGCTGACTCCCTGACTGTTAGTCAAAAGTTAGGGAAAAAATGTTTGACCGTCCACTTGAGGGGTATAACCGTAATCTTGCATCTCCTTCTTCATCTCCAGCTCTACCTTACCTCCACCTCCATCATCACCCCCACCAACTGCAAGAACAATACGGACTTGGGGACACCACTTAAATATAATCAACAAGACAACAATTGCAAACCttggatgaaaaaaaaaaagttgagcTTCTTCAAGCTTTCCTAAATGAAAATAGGATTCCCTAGGCCCAAATCGATATACTCGGAATCCTAGCCCACCACAAAACCTTAATATACATGTTAAATCTTTAAATGTGATCTCTATCCCCTTCTTTTTTTTCATCTCTATCTCTATCTCCCACCCATTATAACttagggatgagcacggtacccgTTCAGTACCAAAAGTATCGATACCAAAAAAGgggaaaagtgggtaccggtacccaaTATAGTGGTTCGGTACctgtaccggtatttaccggtgttttacccgtaaataccggtaccgtacctgTACAGGTACCGAAAAACGAGGAAAGTGGATAGGTACCCGTAtccggtaccaaatgctcatctcTATTATAACTTACACAAGGTTCCTTACCCGATTTTTGTTTCCATATTACATTTAATATATTCCTTATTTTTTTTTCATCAACCTCTCACGTTTCTACATTTAAATGTTATGATTCTTATTTTCTCCTTTTACCTTTTATGATCATACAtatttaaaattgaaaaaataaaatcAAGTTTTACTAATCGAAGCCGTTTAATACATGCGACTATAAGGTAGTAAGTAAATATACAAGGTATAGAAAGTGTCGTAGTTGAAATCGGAAGGATTAGATTATTTGCAATGTTAATGTATAGAGCTAAATGCCCAAttgcccatggctttatagcctagtgataTCTTGAAAGTGTAATAAAGCGTTGGGATCAATCCTGAGTTTTTTTCCTCGTATTTATCGGGTTTCCTCACTGGTAATGATCCAAATTTGCTTAAAAAAATCTATAGAGTTAAATAAATACTTAAATCCCTGCTGCTGCCCAATATCTTCCCTGTGTGTACGTATAGATTACAATGATaatctcatcatcatcatcatcctctctGATGACTCCACCACAAAATCACTGCAACAACATGGAATCATTCAAACAAATTCACGCTCATTTCATCAAACTCGGCCTCCCCAACTCCCACTCTACTCATCAGATCATCATCTGGAACACCATTATCAGAGCCTACTCACTTCACTCATCCCCTTCTACTGCAATCCACTTCTACAACTTCATGCTTTTATCTGCTGTCCAACCAAACTCCTACACTTTTCCACCTCTTTTCAAATCTTCTGCAACAATCCATAACCTAAACCAGGGGAAACAGATCCACGGACATGTCTTCAAGCTTGGGCTTTCTTCCGATGCGTTTATTCACACCTCTATCATCACTTTCTATGCTCAAATTGGAGAATTGGATCATGCACGCTTAGTGTTTGATAAAAGTCCTCTGAGAGATGCTGTTTCTTTTACCTCCTTGATTACTGGGTATATGAATGTTGGCCGGTTGGAAGACGCCCGTAAgttgttcgatgaaatgcctgtGAGAGATGCGGTCTCTTGGAACTGTGTGATATCTGGGTATGTTCGAGTTAAACTGTTTGAAGAGGCGATAGATTTGTTTCACGAGATGCCAAGGGCGGGAATCAGACCGGATGAGAGCACACTCGTGACGGTTCTTTCTGCTTGTGCTCAGTCAGGTGATCTTACAACAGGAGAACGTATCAAAACGTGGATTGTGGAGCGTAATCTTTCTTCGAATGTCCGGCTTGTTAACGCGCTTATTGACATGTACGCAAAGTGCAACGAATTAGACAAGGCTAGAAGTTTATTCGACAACATGATTAACAAGAATATAGTCACGTGGAATGTGATGATCGGTGGTTATACACATACACACCGTTATAAAGAATCGTTGGAACTCTTTAGAACAATGCTGCAGTCAAACTACGAAGCTAATGAAGTCACGTTTTTAAGCGTTCTTCCCGCCTGTGCTCACATGGGTGCTCTTGATACCGGGAAATGGATTCATGCTTATATTGGAAAGAACTTTCCAGAAGCATCTAATACTTATACCTCTCTTTTCACCAGTCTTATTGATATGTATGCCAAGTGTGGAGACATAGAAGCTGCGGAAACGGTCTTTGAGAGTGTGACATACAAAAGTTTGGCCTCATGGAATGCAATGATTTCAGGGTTAGCCATGCATAGGCGGGCCCATGACGCCGTTAAACTTTTCAAGAATATGGTCGACGAAGGTTTCACACCAGATGATATAACTTTTGTTGGTGTTTTATCAGCCTGCAGCCATGCTGGACTAGTCAACCGAGGTCAACAACATTTCCGCTCCATGATCCATGATTACAACATTTCACCCAAACTACAACACTACGGTTGTCTAATCGATCTTTTAGCACGAGCCGGTTTGTTTAAAGAAGCCATGAGTGTGATCGAGAACATGGATGTGAACCCCGACGGTGCTATCTGGGGTTCTCTACTTGGGGCCTGTACGCTTTACAAAAACGTTCAACTGGGTGAATATTTTGCTACAAAAGTTGTTGAATTGGAGCCTGAAAACTCGGGTGCTTATACGCTATTATCAAACCTTTATGCCGCAGATGGTAAATGGGATGATGTTGCAAGAATAAGAACAAAGTTTAAAGATAAGGGATCGAAAAGAATCCCGGGTTGTACTTCAATCGAAGTAGATGGAACCGTTCACGAGTTTCTTGCGAGTGACAAATCACATCCCATGAGTGACGAAATCTATGCTATGTTGGAAGAAATGAATCGGCGTCTTGATGAATTGGGACATGTTTCTGATAAATCTTTGGTGCTTTATGATATGGAAGATGAAGTAAAAGAAGGTGTATTGTGTCAACATAGCGAACGGTTAGCGATTGCTTTTGGGTTGATTAGTACAAAGCCCGGGACAACGATTAGGATGATGAAGAACTTGCGGGTTTGTGGGAATTGTCATTCGGCTACAAagttgatttccaagatttttagaAGGGAAATCATTGCCAGGGATCGGAACCGGTTTCATCATTTTAAAAATGGTGTTTGTTCTTGTATGGATTGTTGGTGAAAGTGTTTTTGGAGCTTGGAGGGATACACATTATAAGGATTTGAAAGATATGTAGATTTATTGGCTTCTTTGCACAGGAAATAGGTTTAGTTGGTTTCGGCTGTATATAGAATAATGCACTTGAGTCTAAAGCAAAACTAGAGGACCCAAGGCGCAGTAAGAAGACAGACTGACAATGTAAGATACTGTCTTTACGCTGTAATTAACGTCTTGGATTCATATGCTTATGTTACTAATTTATTGGTCTTCGCTAAATTGCACACCCGTGTCTTCTGTCCTAAAATGCTTATGGTGATTTCAGTATTTGAATCTTGATTTGTTTGGTTGATGCCAGAACGAAATATTGATTTGAATCTTGATAATAGTTTTGAATCGTCACTCTGTGTTCTTTTGATACTTTGACGTTCAAGAACCATGCTAGTTTGACTACATAATACCAATTTTTATGATCAACATATCTCATCCATGCATATAGTGTGAGCTGCAACCTTTTAACACGTACTTTGCTAATTTCAGTTTAGTCTCCTCTTTTTCTATGTATTACTCTTTTGCATTAGTGATCTTCTTACGGCGAGTGTTTTAAGAAAGATAtttgtaatattttttttttcctcCCAATACTAGCAGGAAGAGGGGGGATTGGAAGCTAGTGTATTGTAAGCCTGGCAAAACAGGCTGGTCGGGTCCCTGGTAACGTGTCAATACAGTACAGTTCATGTATTGTGCATGAAGCTGTATTGTATCTAGTGTAAGTCCTGGCTTTCGATACTATGGCATGGACCACATGTGTCCGTTTCAACCCAATTATATTTAAACGGGTCAAGTCAGATTAAAAATGGGTTAAACGCATAAAACCCATAAGAACAAGCTAACAATAAAATGGTCAAATGGGTTACTCCGTTTAAATGTTTCTTAATGTATACTCAAAATGCTTACAATCATATTTAGTACATTAATTAGTTAACAAaactaaaaaacaaacaaaaaagtgTTACGGACTTGTGGGTTGGCCCGACCTGGCTCATTTTGCCCAGCACATACATATTatctgttttgacccgttacccaacatGCCTGCTTTGCCACCTGTACCAGTGGATTGTTGATTTCTCATGGTTTTAACTAATTCAAGAACTTGATCATTTACTGGTTTTAAATCTATCACCCTTGATTTTCTGTGTATTTTATCCCTCTATAGTTTCTTGACTCTTTTACACGAATTCGTTCCAAGTGCTGCAGAGGATATTGATTCTGATATCGAAGATCACATGATAAAACAAGGTCTTCCCAATTCTGTTCGACAATTAGTCAATaatttttacctttttgtttaaaataagaTCGGGTAATAAATACTAGGTTCTAGTCAATATGGATCCCGACTAAAATGGGTTTGTTGAAACAAGCCATTTGAAAAAAGAAATTATTAAAATGTGATTGCATTCCATATTTGTTTTAGCGGCAGAGGCGGTGGTGCCTTGGTGGCAATGGAAGCGGAAGTGACGACAGTGGAGGCAACGGTGATGAGGATGGTCGTGTTAGTGAGTTGGGGCGGCAAACAGACTCATTTAAACATGTTCCAAGTTAGTAAAGTAATTCTTTCCATAGTTTGTGAGAAGTCCATTTTGTTTATATATGAGTACAGTAGTTGGTTgtaattaatttattatttaccATAAGATAGAATGGAAATAATTTGCTTGGTAGTTGGTACCAAAGTTAAAACATCACATGCTTTTGGACCAATCCACTTACCAAGAAGCCTTCTTTCAACACACTACTAATGTATGATTGCAGAAACAGAAACTCATCACACTTGTTTGAAAGTTGGTAGTTAGCTTTTCTTATCAAGTAAAGCACACCTTTTTGTTTCCTGCTATGTGAAAACAAGCACGAATTACCACTCAAAAGGGAGGAAGATGCACACTAAAAGTCATAAATCTTGCAAGATGTGTACTAAACATTTAACAATTGATTTTCGCAACACAAGTACAAAAGGTTTGAATACAACAGTAAAAGGTCATTTTTGTCCTTTCACTTCTGTGTGCTATTTCTAAACATcataattgatatatatatatatatatagggaagggttatcttgagaacgctaaatattgcgagaaccgtgagaacgaatgaaaaaatcaatcaaaaccaattttttttatacaaacctcattgtaattaagatacaacatcaaaacaagaatttattacatcaaataattcatttctcatttcaaaatccttctttttagattttttacacatgtgtaaatatagcagatttacacatgtATAAATGGCAAACCTACACATgcgtaaattttctttatttatgaattcacgtaaatttaaacgtgtaaattgaatttctaacattgtattcgaataataatgataagtgtagaaaaaaattttgaatttgaattatttttgaccaagttctcatggttttttcatttgttctcacggttctcacaaatatttagcgttctcatttaaaccctcccctatatatatatatatatatatagagtgcgGTTAACATACATTAGggcttatcatacttcacgtacgcgaGTATAGTAACCGTCAGATCAGATCC comes from the Helianthus annuus cultivar XRQ/B chromosome 4, HanXRQr2.0-SUNRISE, whole genome shotgun sequence genome and includes:
- the LOC110937012 gene encoding pescadillo homolog — encoded protein: MPKHYRPAGKKKEGNAARYITRSQAVKYLQVSLSVFRRLCIFKGVFPRDPKKKVKGNHHTYYHMKDILFLKHEPLLDKFREMRAYEKKVKKAVSKKNKDLAERLLTRKPTYTLDMLIRERYPKFIDALRDLDDCLTMVHLFAALPAIERENIQAERIHNCRGLSLEWQAYISRTHKLRKAFISVKGIYYQAEVEGQKVTWLTPHALQQVMPQDVDYKIMLTFLEFYETLLGFVNLRLYHSIKLKYPPILDPRLKALAADLYALTRYADAKDRTIGANNEESELRLAQLQDQLPANEPGALMHLVENVEDDNEDDEETKACKTLFQNKTFFLGREVPRESLLFVITAFGGVVSWDGDGAPFEESNQDINYQIVDRPTQSHRFISRDYIQPQWVFDCINARIILPTEDYMVGKVLPPHLSPFVDNEAEGYVPEYAETIKRLQAAARKEILPMPGGEHEDLENAQSLLAEGVIDRTEAKVAAEKKQKMALQEKQYHQELKKEMEGMQDAPDRNIDDVKNDSEENTDMSPQQLVKDDENMTMVSMSRKKRRLYEAMKISQGRKKANVETLETRKKNLKKNKKVTSD
- the LOC110937013 gene encoding pentatricopeptide repeat-containing protein At1g08070, chloroplastic, whose amino-acid sequence is MIISSSSSSSLMTPPQNHCNNMESFKQIHAHFIKLGLPNSHSTHQIIIWNTIIRAYSLHSSPSTAIHFYNFMLLSAVQPNSYTFPPLFKSSATIHNLNQGKQIHGHVFKLGLSSDAFIHTSIITFYAQIGELDHARLVFDKSPLRDAVSFTSLITGYMNVGRLEDARKLFDEMPVRDAVSWNCVISGYVRVKLFEEAIDLFHEMPRAGIRPDESTLVTVLSACAQSGDLTTGERIKTWIVERNLSSNVRLVNALIDMYAKCNELDKARSLFDNMINKNIVTWNVMIGGYTHTHRYKESLELFRTMLQSNYEANEVTFLSVLPACAHMGALDTGKWIHAYIGKNFPEASNTYTSLFTSLIDMYAKCGDIEAAETVFESVTYKSLASWNAMISGLAMHRRAHDAVKLFKNMVDEGFTPDDITFVGVLSACSHAGLVNRGQQHFRSMIHDYNISPKLQHYGCLIDLLARAGLFKEAMSVIENMDVNPDGAIWGSLLGACTLYKNVQLGEYFATKVVELEPENSGAYTLLSNLYAADGKWDDVARIRTKFKDKGSKRIPGCTSIEVDGTVHEFLASDKSHPMSDEIYAMLEEMNRRLDELGHVSDKSLVLYDMEDEVKEGVLCQHSERLAIAFGLISTKPGTTIRMMKNLRVCGNCHSATKLISKIFRREIIARDRNRFHHFKNGVCSCMDCW